From a single Streptomyces misionensis genomic region:
- a CDS encoding putative Ig domain-containing protein, which translates to MRESRPSGRTRSMRRLLAVAFPALSLTVAGFAAAPTAGAQPVAAHPHTSKVAQNNQALTAPERQTFHTTGKAGQKVPTTHLCAAHAAPGHVSCFAQRRTDIKQKLASALAAAAPSGLSPANLHSAYNLPTTGGSGLTVAVVDAYNDPNAEADLATYRSQYGLSACTKANGCFKQVSQTGSTTSLPTNDSGWAGEEALDIDMVSAICPNCNIDLVEANSANDTDLGIAENEAVALGAKFVSNSWGGSEASSQTTEDSQYFKHPGVAITVSAGDSGYGAEYPATSQYVTAVGGTALTTSSNSRGWSESVWNTNSTEGTGSGCSAYDPKPSWQTDSGCSKRMEADVSAVADPATGVAVYDTYGGSGWAVYGGTSASSPIIAGVYALAGTPGSSDYPAKYPYGHTGNLNDVTSGSNGSCTTSYFCKATTGYDGPTGWGTPNGTAAFTSGGSTGGNTVSVTNPGSQSTTTGSSVSLQIKASDSAGAALTYSASGLPTGLSINSSTGVISGTASTAGTYQVTVTATDSTGATGSTSFTWTVGTGGGSGCTSTQLLANPGFESGNTGWTASSGVITTDSGEPAHSGSYKAWMDGYGTSHTDTVSQSVTIPAGCKATLTFYLHIDTAETGSTAYDKLTVTAGSTTLATYSNVNAASGYALKTFDLSSLAGQTVTLKFNGVEDSSLQTSFVVDDTALTTG; encoded by the coding sequence ATGCGTGAGTCACGCCCGAGCGGGCGCACCCGAAGCATGCGAAGACTTCTGGCCGTCGCCTTCCCCGCTCTGTCCCTGACCGTCGCCGGATTCGCCGCCGCGCCGACGGCCGGCGCGCAGCCCGTCGCGGCCCACCCGCACACCTCCAAGGTCGCCCAGAACAACCAGGCGCTGACCGCACCCGAGCGGCAGACCTTCCACACGACCGGCAAGGCCGGCCAGAAGGTCCCCACCACCCACCTGTGCGCCGCCCACGCCGCGCCCGGTCACGTGTCCTGCTTCGCGCAGCGCCGTACCGACATCAAGCAGAAGCTGGCCTCGGCGCTCGCCGCCGCGGCGCCCTCCGGTCTCTCCCCGGCCAACCTGCACAGCGCCTACAACCTGCCCACCACGGGCGGTTCGGGCCTGACGGTCGCGGTGGTCGACGCCTACAACGACCCCAACGCCGAGGCCGACCTGGCCACGTACCGCTCCCAGTACGGCCTGTCCGCCTGCACCAAGGCCAACGGCTGCTTCAAGCAGGTCAGTCAGACCGGCTCCACCACCTCGCTGCCGACCAACGACAGCGGCTGGGCCGGTGAAGAGGCGCTCGACATCGACATGGTCAGCGCCATCTGCCCGAACTGCAACATCGACCTCGTCGAGGCCAACTCCGCGAACGACACCGACCTCGGCATCGCCGAGAACGAGGCCGTCGCGCTGGGCGCCAAGTTCGTCTCCAACAGCTGGGGCGGCTCCGAGGCGTCCTCCCAGACGACCGAGGACTCCCAGTACTTCAAGCACCCGGGCGTCGCGATCACCGTCTCCGCGGGCGACTCCGGCTACGGCGCCGAGTACCCGGCGACCTCCCAGTACGTGACCGCCGTCGGCGGCACCGCCCTCACCACCTCCTCCAACTCCCGTGGCTGGAGCGAGTCGGTGTGGAACACCAACTCCACCGAGGGCACCGGCTCCGGCTGCTCGGCGTACGACCCGAAGCCGAGCTGGCAGACCGACTCCGGCTGCTCCAAGCGCATGGAGGCCGACGTCTCCGCGGTCGCCGACCCGGCCACCGGCGTCGCGGTCTACGACACCTACGGCGGCAGCGGCTGGGCGGTCTACGGCGGCACCAGCGCCTCCTCGCCGATCATCGCCGGCGTCTACGCCCTCGCGGGCACCCCGGGCTCCAGCGACTACCCGGCGAAGTACCCCTACGGCCACACCGGCAACCTGAACGACGTCACCAGCGGCTCCAACGGCTCCTGCACCACGTCGTACTTCTGCAAGGCGACCACCGGCTACGACGGCCCGACCGGCTGGGGCACCCCGAACGGCACCGCGGCCTTCACCTCGGGCGGCAGCACCGGCGGCAACACGGTCTCCGTGACCAACCCGGGCAGCCAGTCCACCACCACCGGCAGCTCCGTCAGCCTCCAGATCAAGGCCTCCGACAGCGCGGGCGCGGCCCTGACCTACAGCGCCTCCGGCCTGCCCACCGGCCTGTCGATCAACAGCTCCACCGGCGTGATCTCCGGCACCGCGTCCACCGCGGGCACCTACCAGGTCACCGTCACCGCGACCGACTCCACCGGCGCGACCGGCTCCACCTCCTTCACCTGGACCGTGGGCACCGGCGGCGGCAGCGGCTGCACCTCGACCCAGCTGCTGGCCAACCCGGGCTTCGAGTCCGGCAACACCGGCTGGACCGCGAGCAGCGGCGTGATCACCACCGACAGCGGTGAGCCGGCGCACAGCGGCTCCTACAAGGCCTGGATGGACGGGTACGGCACCTCGCACACCGACACCGTGTCCCAGTCGGTGACCATCCCCGCGGGCTGCAAGGCGACCCTGACCTTCTACCTGCACATCGACACCGCGGAGACCGGCAGCACCGCGTACGACAAGCTGACGGTCACCGCCGGTTCGACCACCCTGGCGACGTACTCGAACGTCAACGCGGCCTCCGGCTACGCCCTGAAGACCTTCGACCTGTCCTCGCTGGCGGGCCAGACGGTCACCCTGAAGTTCAACGGCGTGGAGGACTCCTCGCTCCAGACCAGCTTCGTCGTGGACGACACCGCCCTGACGACCGGCTGA
- a CDS encoding PLP-dependent cysteine synthase family protein, with amino-acid sequence MRYDSPLAAVGNTPLVRLPRLSPSPEVRIWAKLEDRNPTGSVKDRPALHMIEQAEKDGRLTPGCTILEPTSGNTGISLAMAAKLKGYRMVCVMPENTSQERRDLLGMWGAEIISSPAAGGSNTAVRVAKELSAEHPDWVMLYQYGNPDNAGAHYATTGPEILADLPSVTHFVAGLGTTGTLMGVGRYLREHKPDVKIVAAEPRYDDLVYGLRNLDEGFVPELYDASVLTTRFSVGSADAVTRTRELLQQEGIFAGVSTGAALHAAIGVGRKAVKAGESADIVFVVADGGWKYLSTGVYTAATTEEAIETLHGQLWA; translated from the coding sequence ATGCGCTACGACTCCCCGCTGGCCGCGGTGGGCAACACTCCTCTGGTGCGCCTGCCGCGGCTGTCGCCGTCCCCCGAGGTCCGCATCTGGGCGAAGCTGGAGGACCGCAACCCCACCGGCTCGGTCAAGGACCGCCCCGCGCTGCACATGATCGAGCAGGCGGAGAAGGACGGCCGGCTCACCCCCGGCTGCACCATCCTGGAGCCCACCTCCGGCAACACCGGCATCTCGCTGGCCATGGCGGCCAAGCTCAAGGGCTACCGCATGGTGTGCGTGATGCCCGAGAACACCTCGCAGGAGCGCCGGGACCTGCTCGGCATGTGGGGCGCGGAGATCATCTCCTCGCCGGCCGCGGGCGGCTCCAACACCGCCGTGCGGGTGGCCAAGGAACTCTCCGCCGAGCACCCCGACTGGGTGATGCTCTACCAGTACGGCAACCCGGACAACGCGGGCGCCCACTACGCCACCACCGGCCCGGAGATCCTGGCGGACCTGCCCTCCGTCACCCACTTCGTCGCGGGCCTCGGCACCACCGGCACCCTGATGGGCGTGGGCCGCTACCTGCGCGAGCACAAGCCGGACGTCAAGATCGTGGCCGCCGAGCCGCGCTACGACGACCTGGTCTACGGCCTGCGCAACCTGGACGAGGGCTTCGTCCCCGAGCTGTACGACGCCTCGGTCCTCACCACCCGCTTCTCGGTGGGCTCCGCCGACGCGGTCACCCGCACCCGTGAGCTCCTCCAGCAGGAGGGCATCTTCGCGGGCGTCTCCACCGGTGCCGCGCTGCACGCGGCGATCGGCGTCGGCAGGAAGGCCGTCAAGGCGGGCGAGAGCGCCGACATCGTCTTCGTCGTGGCGGACGGCGGCTGGAAGTACCTCTCCACCGGCGTCTACACGGCGGCCACCACGGAAGAGGCCATCGAGACGCTGCACGGCCAGCTCTGGGCCTAG
- a CDS encoding MoaD/ThiS family protein, which yields MAIEVRIPTILRTYTDGQKAVEGTGNTLAELFADLESRHAGIQARIVDGDQLRRFVNVYLNDEDVRFLDGINTKLSDGDNVTILPAVAGGMR from the coding sequence ATGGCCATCGAGGTCCGCATCCCGACCATCCTCCGCACCTACACCGACGGTCAGAAGGCGGTGGAGGGCACCGGGAACACCCTCGCCGAGCTCTTCGCCGACCTGGAGAGCCGGCACGCGGGCATCCAGGCCCGCATCGTGGACGGCGACCAGCTGCGCCGGTTCGTCAACGTCTACCTGAACGACGAGGACGTCCGCTTCCTGGACGGCATCAACACCAAGCTGTCCGACGGCGACAACGTCACGATCCTGCCGGCCGTCGCCGGCGGCATGCGCTGA
- a CDS encoding Mov34/MPN/PAD-1 family protein — MLTITQALYDQIVAHARKDHPDEACGVVAGPAGSDRPERFIPMLNAAMSPTFYEFDSGDLLKLYRELDDRDEEPVVIYHSHTATEAHPSRTDISYANEPGAHYVLVSTADTDGLGEFQFRSFRIVDGEVTEEEVKVVAAY; from the coding sequence ATGCTGACCATCACCCAGGCGCTGTACGACCAGATCGTCGCCCACGCCCGCAAGGACCACCCCGACGAGGCGTGCGGCGTCGTCGCCGGTCCGGCCGGTTCGGACCGCCCCGAGCGTTTCATCCCCATGCTGAACGCGGCCATGTCGCCCACCTTCTACGAGTTCGACTCGGGCGATCTGCTCAAGCTCTACCGCGAGCTGGACGACCGCGACGAGGAGCCGGTGGTCATCTACCACTCGCACACCGCGACCGAGGCCCACCCCTCGCGCACCGACATCTCCTACGCCAACGAGCCCGGCGCCCACTACGTCCTGGTCTCCACCGCGGACACCGACGGCCTGGGCGAGTTCCAGTTCCGTTCCTTCCGCATCGTGGACGGTGAGGTCACCGAGGAGGAGGTCAAGGTCGTCGCCGCCTACTGA
- a CDS encoding amino acid permease, translating to MTSAQVDQHPDGQDAVRAEGGEGEGYQRGLGSRQIQMIAIGGAIGTGLFLGAGKGISKAGPSLILAYAIAGFVIFLIMRALGELLMYRPVSGSFSEYAREFIGPFAGFVTGWTYWLFWVVTGITEVTAAAAYMTYWFSIPQWASALIFTIVLYAANLISVKLFGELEFWFSMVKVTAIIGMILICAGILTLGFSDAGKTASVGHLWNEGGFFPHGVGGTLMTLQMVMFAFLAVELVGVTAGESKDPRKVLPKAINTVPWRIAVFYVGALIMILSVVPWTEFHAGVSPFVAAFQKMGLSVGAGIVNFVVLTAALSSCNSGMYSTGRMLRDLALNSQGPKFFTKLTPSGTPLVGTTFSAALMLVGVWINYQWPGKAFDYVVSFATISGMWAWIVILICHIRYRRLSDRGVLPRSEFRAPGAPYASVFALLFIGMVIVLMGIDKDARVSLYCAPLWGLILGISYAVLKRRNPEASAFAKR from the coding sequence ATGACCTCAGCGCAGGTCGACCAGCATCCCGACGGCCAGGACGCCGTGCGGGCGGAAGGCGGCGAGGGCGAGGGGTATCAGCGGGGGCTCGGGTCCCGGCAGATCCAGATGATCGCCATCGGCGGTGCCATCGGCACCGGTCTGTTCCTCGGCGCGGGCAAGGGCATCTCCAAGGCCGGACCGAGTCTGATCCTGGCGTACGCCATCGCGGGCTTCGTCATCTTCCTGATCATGCGGGCGCTCGGCGAGCTGCTGATGTACCGCCCGGTCTCCGGCTCCTTCTCGGAGTACGCGCGCGAGTTCATCGGCCCGTTCGCGGGCTTCGTCACCGGTTGGACGTACTGGCTGTTCTGGGTGGTCACCGGCATCACCGAGGTCACCGCCGCGGCCGCGTACATGACGTACTGGTTCTCCATACCGCAGTGGGCCTCGGCCCTGATCTTCACCATCGTGCTCTACGCCGCCAACCTGATCTCCGTGAAGCTCTTCGGCGAGCTGGAGTTCTGGTTCTCCATGGTCAAGGTGACCGCCATCATCGGCATGATCCTGATCTGCGCGGGCATCCTGACGCTCGGCTTCTCCGACGCGGGCAAGACCGCCTCGGTGGGCCACCTGTGGAACGAGGGCGGCTTCTTCCCGCATGGCGTCGGCGGCACCCTGATGACGCTCCAGATGGTCATGTTCGCCTTCCTCGCCGTCGAACTGGTCGGCGTGACCGCGGGCGAGTCCAAGGACCCGCGCAAGGTGCTGCCGAAGGCGATCAACACCGTGCCGTGGCGCATCGCCGTCTTCTACGTCGGCGCCCTGATCATGATCCTGTCGGTGGTGCCGTGGACCGAGTTCCACGCCGGGGTGAGCCCCTTCGTCGCCGCCTTCCAGAAGATGGGCCTGTCCGTCGGCGCCGGCATCGTCAACTTCGTGGTCCTCACGGCCGCGCTGTCCTCCTGCAACTCCGGCATGTACTCCACCGGCCGGATGCTGCGCGACCTCGCGCTCAACAGCCAGGGTCCGAAGTTCTTCACCAAGCTGACACCGAGCGGTACGCCGCTGGTCGGCACCACGTTCTCCGCCGCGCTGATGCTCGTGGGCGTCTGGATCAACTACCAGTGGCCGGGCAAGGCGTTCGACTACGTGGTCTCCTTCGCGACCATCTCCGGCATGTGGGCGTGGATCGTCATCCTGATCTGCCACATCCGCTACCGGCGGCTGTCGGACCGCGGCGTCCTGCCCCGCTCGGAGTTCCGGGCCCCCGGCGCCCCGTACGCCAGCGTCTTCGCGCTGCTGTTCATCGGCATGGTGATCGTGCTGATGGGCATCGACAAGGACGCCCGGGTCTCGCTGTACTGCGCGCCGCTGTGGGGTCTGATCCTCGGCATCTCGTACGCGGTGCTCAAGCGCCGCAACCCGGAGGCCTCGGCCTTCGCCAAGCGCTGA
- a CDS encoding DUF2017 domain-containing protein: MPGHFEPLPGGGAAVALDDVEISIIRSLAVQLLELIGPGPGADAPADPLAELFAEGPSEPPADPVLRRLFPDAYSDPEKAPDSPAQAEERRAHSAEFRRYTENDLRAGKRENALAVIRSLDALAPVDEGGAVLKLTPEESRRWLNSLNDLRLAIGARLEITDEDDTELLYRLPDEDPRKPMVMAYLWLGGLQETLVSTLMP, translated from the coding sequence ATGCCCGGACATTTCGAACCGCTCCCCGGCGGCGGCGCGGCCGTCGCGCTCGACGACGTCGAGATCTCGATCATCCGATCGCTGGCCGTCCAGCTCCTGGAGCTGATCGGCCCGGGTCCCGGCGCGGACGCCCCCGCCGATCCGCTCGCGGAGCTGTTCGCCGAGGGGCCGAGCGAGCCGCCCGCCGACCCGGTGCTGCGCCGGCTCTTCCCGGACGCCTACAGCGACCCGGAGAAGGCCCCGGACTCGCCCGCCCAGGCCGAGGAGCGCCGGGCGCACTCCGCCGAGTTCCGCCGCTACACCGAGAACGACCTGCGGGCCGGCAAGCGGGAGAACGCGCTCGCGGTGATCCGCAGCCTGGACGCGCTCGCCCCGGTGGACGAGGGCGGCGCGGTGCTGAAGCTGACTCCCGAGGAGTCCCGGCGCTGGCTGAACTCCCTCAACGATCTGCGCCTCGCGATCGGTGCCCGGCTGGAGATCACCGACGAGGACGACACCGAGCTGCTGTACCGGCTGCCGGACGAGGACCCGCGCAAGCCGATGGTGATGGCCTATCTGTGGCTGGGCGGACTCCAGGAGACCCTGGTGTCGACCCTTATGCCCTGA
- the clpS gene encoding ATP-dependent Clp protease adapter ClpS, protein MVTVTSPAPVEIERTESAEEVFAVPEPDVPWVTIVHNDPVNLMSYVTYVFQTYFGYPKDKATKLMLDVHHKGRAVVSSGSREEMERDVQAMHGYGLWATLQQDRK, encoded by the coding sequence ATGGTCACTGTGACGTCACCCGCGCCCGTAGAGATCGAACGCACCGAGTCGGCGGAGGAGGTCTTCGCCGTACCCGAGCCCGACGTCCCCTGGGTCACCATCGTGCACAACGACCCGGTGAACCTCATGAGCTATGTGACGTACGTCTTCCAGACGTACTTCGGCTACCCCAAGGACAAGGCCACCAAGCTCATGCTCGACGTCCACCACAAGGGCCGGGCGGTCGTCTCCAGCGGAAGCCGCGAGGAGATGGAACGCGACGTGCAGGCCATGCACGGCTACGGACTGTGGGCCACCCTGCAGCAGGACCGGAAGTAG
- a CDS encoding nicotinate phosphoribosyltransferase: MNTADLGLPVDVPSTALFTDQYELTMLQAALKAGTADRRSVFEVFTRRLPDGRRYGVVAGTGRVLDAVENFRFDEGVLRFLREQRIVDEETLRWLAGYRFTGDIWGYPEGEVYFPGSPIMRVEGSFAECVLLETVILSILNHDSAIAAAASRMASAAGDRPLIEMGARRTHELAAVAAARAAYVGGFATTSDLAAGFRYGIPTVGTSAHAFTLLHDRERDAFRAQVDALGSDTTLLVDTYDVTEAVRTAVEVAGPGLGAVRIDSGDLLLVAHRVRQQLDELGATGTKIVVTSDLDEYAIASLAAAPVDAYGVGTQLVTGSGHPTASMVYKLVARAKTADPGAPLVPVAKKSSGGKISVGGRKWAARRVDADGVAEAEVVGTGPVPAELADRQLLVRLVEGGTVVAREPLDVPRDRHIAARANLPLSATQLSRGEPVLPTEYLHERSGS, translated from the coding sequence ATGAACACAGCGGACCTTGGGCTGCCGGTGGATGTTCCGTCGACGGCGCTCTTCACGGACCAGTACGAGCTGACGATGCTGCAGGCCGCCCTGAAAGCGGGCACGGCCGACCGGCGGAGCGTGTTCGAGGTCTTCACCCGGCGGCTGCCCGACGGGCGGCGCTACGGCGTCGTCGCGGGCACCGGACGCGTCCTGGACGCGGTGGAGAACTTCCGCTTCGACGAGGGCGTCCTGCGCTTCCTGCGCGAGCAGCGGATCGTCGACGAGGAGACCCTGCGGTGGCTGGCCGGCTACCGGTTCACCGGGGACATCTGGGGCTACCCGGAGGGCGAGGTGTACTTCCCCGGCTCCCCGATCATGCGCGTGGAGGGCAGCTTCGCCGAGTGCGTGCTCCTGGAGACGGTGATCCTCTCCATCCTCAACCACGACTCGGCCATCGCGGCCGCCGCCTCCCGGATGGCCTCCGCGGCCGGTGACCGCCCGCTGATCGAGATGGGTGCCCGCCGCACCCACGAGCTGGCGGCCGTCGCCGCCGCGCGCGCCGCCTACGTGGGCGGCTTCGCCACCACCTCCGACCTCGCGGCCGGCTTCCGGTACGGCATCCCGACCGTCGGCACCTCCGCGCACGCCTTCACCCTGCTGCACGACCGCGAGCGGGACGCCTTCCGGGCCCAGGTGGACGCCCTCGGCTCGGACACCACGCTGCTGGTGGACACCTACGACGTCACCGAGGCGGTCCGCACGGCGGTGGAGGTCGCCGGCCCCGGGCTGGGCGCGGTCCGCATCGACTCCGGCGACCTGCTGCTGGTCGCCCACCGGGTCCGCCAGCAGCTGGACGAGCTGGGCGCGACCGGCACCAAGATCGTGGTCACCTCCGACCTGGACGAGTACGCCATCGCCTCGCTGGCCGCCGCGCCGGTGGACGCGTACGGGGTGGGCACCCAGCTGGTCACCGGTTCCGGGCACCCGACCGCGTCCATGGTCTACAAGCTGGTCGCCCGCGCAAAGACCGCCGACCCGGGGGCGCCGCTGGTGCCGGTGGCCAAGAAGTCCAGCGGCGGCAAGATCTCCGTCGGGGGCCGCAAGTGGGCGGCGCGCAGGGTGGACGCGGACGGAGTGGCCGAGGCCGAGGTCGTGGGCACCGGGCCGGTGCCGGCCGAGCTGGCCGACCGGCAGCTGCTGGTGCGGCTGGTCGAGGGCGGCACGGTCGTGGCCCGCGAGCCGCTGGACGTGCCCCGGGACCGGCACATCGCCGCCCGCGCCAACCTCCCGCTGTCCGCGACGCAGCTGTCGCGGGGGGAGCCGGTGCTGCCGACGGAGTACCTGCACGAGCGCTCGGGCAGCTAG
- a CDS encoding isochorismatase family protein: MRRALIVVDVQNDFCEGGSLAVAGGADVAAAVTELIGQAAGTGYRHVVATRDHHIAPGGHFADDPDYVRSWPAHCVAGTEGVGFHPNFAPAVASGAIDAVFDKGAYSAAYSGFEGSDENGTALADWLRARDVEEVDVVGIATDHCVRATALDAAREGFRTTVLLDLTAGVSAETTERALEELRAAGVELTGKPVLGG; this comes from the coding sequence ATGCGCCGCGCCTTGATCGTCGTAGACGTGCAGAACGACTTCTGCGAGGGAGGCAGCCTCGCGGTGGCCGGTGGTGCCGACGTGGCCGCCGCCGTCACCGAGCTGATCGGCCAGGCGGCGGGCACCGGGTACCGCCATGTGGTGGCCACCCGCGACCACCACATCGCGCCCGGCGGCCACTTCGCGGACGACCCCGACTACGTCCGCTCCTGGCCCGCGCACTGCGTCGCGGGCACCGAGGGGGTGGGCTTCCACCCGAACTTCGCCCCGGCGGTCGCCTCCGGCGCGATCGACGCGGTCTTCGACAAGGGCGCCTACTCGGCCGCCTACAGCGGCTTCGAGGGCAGTGACGAGAACGGCACCGCCCTCGCCGACTGGCTGCGCGCCCGGGACGTCGAGGAGGTCGACGTGGTGGGCATCGCCACGGACCACTGCGTCCGCGCCACCGCCCTGGACGCGGCGCGGGAGGGCTTTCGCACCACCGTCCTGCTCGACCTGACGGCCGGGGTCTCGGCGGAGACGACCGAGCGCGCCCTGGAGGAGCTGCGGGCGGCCGGCGTGGAGCTGACCGGCAAGCCGGTGCTGGGCGGCTGA